A single window of Pontiella agarivorans DNA harbors:
- a CDS encoding MerC domain-containing protein: MTTTPKVSTFLDQLAIGMAVLCGIHCLLMPVVLAVLPIVAASLFAHEHFHLWMLLLVLPTTSISIFMGCRKHKDKWTAALSLTGLGIMIAVTAIEYATHSSCASCSSCSRAVTDGVPPIAWINTIGGLFLASAHVRNFRLCRKTGCCH; this comes from the coding sequence ATGACTACTACTCCAAAAGTATCCACCTTTCTTGACCAGCTCGCCATCGGTATGGCGGTTCTCTGCGGTATTCACTGCCTGCTGATGCCCGTCGTTCTCGCCGTGCTGCCCATTGTTGCCGCCAGCCTGTTTGCACACGAACACTTCCACCTCTGGATGCTCCTGCTGGTGCTTCCGACCACCAGCATTTCCATTTTTATGGGCTGCCGGAAACACAAAGACAAATGGACGGCCGCCCTCAGTCTCACCGGACTCGGCATCATGATTGCCGTAACGGCTATCGAATATGCAACCCACAGTTCTTGCGCCTCCTGCAGCAGCTGTTCGCGCGCCGTAACCGATGGAGTACCGCCGATCGCCTGGATCAATACCATCGGCGGTCTGTTCCTGGCCTCCGCCCATGTGCGGAACTTCAGGCTCTGCCGAAAAACCGGATGTTGTCATTGA
- the coaD gene encoding pantetheine-phosphate adenylyltransferase, producing the protein MNEAALCAGTYDPITYGHLDVIERAARIFPRVVIAVAPSHGKNPIFTVEERIEFVKQCTAHLPGVEVEVFKCLLVDFARKKNVRVMVRGLRAFSDFEYEFQMALMNRKLDSEIETIFLMPKQDYSYVSSSNVRTVASLGGDITQFVPSPVQEALKKRFLKK; encoded by the coding sequence ATGAACGAAGCTGCTCTTTGCGCGGGAACCTACGACCCCATTACCTACGGGCATCTCGATGTGATCGAACGCGCCGCCCGGATTTTTCCGCGTGTGGTCATTGCCGTGGCGCCGAGCCACGGAAAGAATCCGATTTTTACCGTGGAAGAGCGCATTGAGTTCGTCAAACAGTGTACCGCCCATCTTCCAGGTGTTGAAGTCGAAGTGTTCAAATGCCTGCTGGTTGATTTTGCCCGCAAAAAAAATGTCCGTGTTATGGTGCGCGGTTTGCGGGCATTTTCCGATTTTGAATATGAATTTCAGATGGCACTGATGAACCGGAAACTCGATTCTGAAATCGAGACGATTTTTCTGATGCCGAAACAGGACTATTCCTACGTCAGCTCCAGCAATGTCCGCACCGTGGCATCGCTCGGCGGGGACATCACGCAGTTTGTTCCGTCACCGGTTCAGGAAGCGCTTAAAAAGCGTTTCCTGAAGAAGTAA
- a CDS encoding helix-turn-helix domain-containing protein, translated as MSVMKSLQAEISRLARKEIKKELEPVKRVCAAQRGYIADLRREIAALEKEVSRLRKMTGAPEPVKVEESEKGFWISGKGVVSLRKKLALTQAELAQLAGVSAQSVVKWEKYEGKIPLRKKETAVRLQGIRGMSKTKARAELERE; from the coding sequence ATGTCCGTAATGAAGTCGCTGCAAGCAGAAATAAGCCGGCTGGCCCGGAAAGAGATTAAAAAAGAGCTCGAACCGGTGAAGCGGGTCTGTGCAGCTCAGCGCGGGTATATTGCCGATCTGAGGCGTGAGATTGCCGCGTTGGAAAAGGAAGTTTCCCGATTACGCAAAATGACGGGTGCGCCTGAGCCGGTCAAGGTTGAGGAGTCGGAAAAGGGGTTCTGGATTTCCGGAAAAGGCGTGGTTTCGCTCCGTAAGAAACTCGCTTTAACTCAGGCAGAGCTGGCGCAGCTCGCCGGGGTAAGTGCCCAGTCGGTGGTGAAGTGGGAAAAGTATGAGGGCAAAATTCCGCTGCGGAAAAAAGAAACTGCGGTTCGACTGCAGGGGATTCGCGGAATGAGCAAAACCAAAGCCCGGGCTGAGCTGGAAAGGGAATAG
- a CDS encoding metal ABC transporter substrate-binding protein: MLKKTGILFLALTASAISFGKLNVVTTTSDLGSIAETIGGDLIKVQSIATGNQDPHHLQARPKYIIMARNADLWIRTGMELEIGWEMPVINGSRNRDIRPGQLGHLDASKHIHKLEIPDAGMLTRAMGDVHAAGNPHYLTDPENAKHVAADIAGRLALLDPENADTYRKNAAAFSDKIEEKMTGWKQKLEPMKGKSIVTYHKSWIYFCERFGIDIAIELEPKPGVPPSPAHLTRVIQTVEADDIEIILQEPWYSTKAAEKVAGKTGAHVVTAPIFTGSDPEADDYIALIDLIVKRLTEQPE; this comes from the coding sequence ATGTTAAAAAAAACAGGCATACTTTTTCTCGCCCTGACCGCTTCGGCGATCAGTTTCGGCAAGCTGAACGTGGTGACCACCACATCCGACCTGGGATCGATTGCCGAAACCATCGGCGGTGACCTGATCAAGGTGCAATCGATTGCCACAGGCAATCAGGATCCGCACCATCTGCAGGCGCGCCCGAAATACATCATAATGGCCCGCAATGCGGACCTGTGGATCCGTACCGGCATGGAACTGGAAATCGGCTGGGAAATGCCGGTGATCAACGGCTCCCGCAACCGGGATATCCGGCCGGGCCAACTGGGTCATCTCGATGCATCGAAACACATCCATAAGCTGGAAATCCCGGATGCCGGCATGCTGACCCGGGCCATGGGTGATGTCCATGCTGCAGGAAACCCGCACTATCTGACCGATCCGGAGAATGCAAAGCATGTGGCCGCCGATATTGCGGGACGCCTCGCGTTGCTCGATCCGGAAAATGCCGATACCTACCGTAAAAATGCGGCGGCCTTTTCAGATAAAATCGAAGAAAAGATGACCGGATGGAAGCAGAAACTTGAACCGATGAAAGGGAAGTCCATTGTGACCTACCATAAGAGCTGGATCTATTTCTGCGAGCGGTTCGGCATCGACATTGCCATCGAGCTGGAACCCAAACCCGGCGTTCCGCCGAGCCCGGCGCACCTGACCCGCGTTATTCAGACGGTGGAAGCCGATGATATTGAAATCATCCTGCAGGAACCGTGGTACAGCACCAAGGCGGCCGAAAAAGTGGCCGGAAAGACCGGTGCACATGTTGTGACGGCGCCTATCTTCACCGGCAGTGATCCGGAGGCGGATGACTATATTGCGCTGATCGATCTGATCGTGAAGCGTCTTACGGAGCAGCCTGAGTGA
- a CDS encoding metal ABC transporter permease has protein sequence MHDAMSCLYCQFPEALTAGLLISAVCALLGVFVILKRAVFIGITLSEVAACGVAASFLLGIPPIAGSFALVLGAVSLFAIPFENQRIPRDTLMGIIFIAATALTILLVSKSGPGLMEINAVLYGDLILASAKELKILFGILTPALLLFICILRPTLYSFMDREGAKVLGIKTWIWESLYFLMLGMVISAASQIAGALLIFCYLVVSPAAALVASKRIAHVLLIAPALAMLATFTGMVVSFNFDLPTNQTICMASCFLFVLVSIISGVYRRLLPIEHQN, from the coding sequence ATGCATGATGCCATGTCCTGCCTCTACTGCCAGTTTCCCGAGGCGCTGACCGCCGGACTGCTGATTTCCGCCGTCTGCGCACTGCTCGGGGTATTCGTGATTCTGAAACGTGCTGTTTTTATCGGCATTACCCTTTCCGAAGTGGCCGCCTGCGGTGTTGCTGCCTCGTTCCTGCTGGGGATTCCGCCGATTGCAGGTTCGTTTGCGCTGGTTCTCGGAGCGGTCAGTCTGTTTGCCATCCCGTTTGAAAATCAGCGGATTCCGCGCGATACGCTGATGGGTATCATCTTCATTGCGGCGACGGCATTGACCATTCTGCTGGTTTCCAAAAGCGGGCCCGGTCTGATGGAAATCAATGCGGTACTGTACGGCGACCTGATTCTGGCCTCCGCCAAGGAACTGAAGATCCTGTTCGGGATTCTGACCCCCGCACTTCTTCTGTTTATCTGTATTCTGAGACCGACTCTGTACAGCTTTATGGACCGGGAAGGCGCGAAGGTTCTGGGCATTAAAACCTGGATCTGGGAATCGCTCTATTTCCTGATGCTCGGCATGGTTATTTCCGCCGCTTCGCAGATTGCGGGTGCCCTGCTTATTTTCTGCTATCTGGTGGTCAGCCCCGCCGCGGCGCTGGTGGCAAGCAAACGAATTGCACATGTACTGCTGATTGCTCCGGCGCTGGCCATGCTGGCAACGTTTACCGGCATGGTGGTTTCGTTCAATTTTGACCTGCCCACCAACCAGACCATCTGCATGGCCAGTTGTTTCTTATTTGTTCTTGTTTCCATTATATCGGGCGTGTATCGACGTCTGCTCCCGATTGAACACCAAAACTGA
- a CDS encoding DUF2946 family protein, producing the protein MNHIRLILSTTYLLLMVLLPWLHMPLHAHHDVLESACSSGCSHSETPADDSHEHHDCGLCHLVVVPVELPSIFTIPKPLFVLIESFAIEYTFTNQQPRQPHQARAPPCMTV; encoded by the coding sequence GTGAACCACATTCGTCTCATTTTAAGTACGACTTATCTGCTGCTCATGGTTTTACTGCCATGGCTGCATATGCCGTTGCATGCCCATCATGATGTTCTGGAATCCGCCTGCAGCTCGGGCTGCTCGCATTCGGAAACTCCGGCGGATGATTCCCACGAACACCATGACTGCGGACTCTGCCATCTGGTCGTCGTCCCGGTTGAGCTCCCCTCGATTTTCACGATCCCGAAGCCGCTTTTTGTTTTAATAGAGTCCTTCGCGATTGAATATACGTTCACCAATCAGCAACCCCGGCAGCCGCATCAGGCGCGCGCCCCTCCGTGTATGACGGTTTAG
- a CDS encoding TonB-dependent receptor domain-containing protein: MAICRCTPSALPRPIVISRVAATTAANIPRPIFQSPETKPRVDLIYGFSVDGGLACQIGRKDSFPDNNTDKDLGQVAPLKGKLALNYDKDNLWNKEATGLFGTIEWVHSAAAENIDTDAGEQELSAWDIMNLRAGFRFKSYTLNAGVDNVFDRAYTKANSYEWDVISGAASTPAIVNEPGRFFYASLVYTW, from the coding sequence ATGGCCATATGCCGCTGCACGCCATCGGCGCTGCCGCGTCCCATAGTCATCAGCAGGGTTGCCGCCACCACTGCTGCGAACATTCCGAGACCGATTTTCCAGAGTCCGGAAACCAAACCCCGCGTTGATCTCATTTACGGATTTTCTGTGGATGGCGGACTCGCCTGCCAGATAGGCCGCAAAGACAGCTTCCCCGATAACAATACCGACAAGGATCTCGGTCAGGTCGCTCCTCTGAAAGGAAAACTGGCCCTCAATTATGATAAAGATAATCTATGGAACAAGGAAGCAACCGGGCTGTTCGGAACCATTGAATGGGTCCATTCCGCCGCTGCTGAAAACATTGATACCGATGCCGGGGAACAGGAACTTTCCGCATGGGACATCATGAACCTTCGCGCAGGATTCAGATTCAAATCGTACACCTTGAACGCCGGTGTGGATAATGTGTTCGACCGGGCCTACACAAAGGCGAATTCCTATGAATGGGATGTCATCAGCGGGGCGGCTTCCACTCCGGCAATCGTCAATGAGCCGGGCCGGTTCTTCTACGCCTCTTTAGTGTATACCTGGTAA
- a CDS encoding metal ABC transporter ATP-binding protein has protein sequence MNDPIITCSDVCIAYGRQEVLHSVNLQIPRGIFLPFTGPNGSGKTSLLRAMLGLVPIRRGKIDTPFRQTPAGYVPQHRVIDPLYPISVRQIVEMGLSAERRLFRPLTSRQKQAVVHALEELGMAEHMQKTFRELSGGMKQKVLIARALVRQPDIIIMDEPTSELDEQSEHDVLEHLMKLNQNDGKTVLMVHHDLELAGTLTDTICRVGRGRAEIVKLNGGAADA, from the coding sequence GTGAATGACCCGATCATAACCTGCTCGGACGTCTGTATTGCCTATGGACGACAGGAAGTGCTGCATAGCGTGAATCTTCAGATTCCGCGCGGCATTTTCCTGCCGTTCACCGGCCCCAACGGATCGGGCAAGACCTCCTTGCTTCGTGCCATGCTCGGCCTTGTTCCGATCCGGCGCGGCAAAATTGACACGCCGTTCCGGCAGACCCCGGCAGGTTATGTTCCGCAGCACCGGGTCATTGACCCGTTGTACCCCATCTCTGTGCGGCAGATTGTGGAGATGGGGCTCTCTGCAGAACGCCGGCTGTTCCGGCCGCTGACCTCCCGGCAAAAGCAAGCAGTGGTCCATGCCCTCGAAGAACTCGGTATGGCGGAACATATGCAGAAAACGTTCCGCGAACTTTCCGGCGGCATGAAACAGAAGGTGCTCATTGCCCGCGCGCTGGTCCGGCAGCCGGACATTATCATTATGGATGAACCGACCTCTGAACTGGACGAGCAGTCGGAACACGATGTGCTGGAACATCTGATGAAGCTGAATCAGAACGACGGTAAAACCGTACTCATGGTCCATCATGATCTGGAACTGGCCGGAACCCTCACCGACACCATCTGCCGGGTTGGACGGGGACGGGCTGAAATCGTCAAACTCAACGGAGGTGCGGCCGATGCATGA